The nucleotide window CGAACGAAACACGCCGCGATCCGGGCTCGCCGCGTACATCTTGCCGATCGCCGCCACGAACACGGTGTTGGGGTTGCGCGGATCGACCGCGATCTTGCCGATGTGCTGCGTGTCGTCGAGGCCGAGATGGGTCCAGCTGCGGCCGCCATCCGTCGACTTGTACACGCCGCTGCCAAAGCCCATGGAGTCGCGCAGCGTCGACTCGCCGGTGCCGACATACACGGTGTCCGGCGACGACGGCGCGACGACGATCGCGCCGATCGACGCGACCGGCTGCGAGTCGAACACCGGAGTCCACACGCGGCCGGCGTCGATCGTCTTCCACACGCCGCCGTTCGCTGAACCGAAGTAGAACTCGTTGGGACGGCCAGGCACACCGGTCGCCGCGGGGCAGCGTCCGCCGCGGAACGGTCCAAGCATGCGCCAGCGCAGGCCGGAGTAGAGTGACGGATCGATCGGCGGCGTGCCCGCGGCGACGCCTGACGCAACGCCGGCCGACCACGGCGCGGACTCCGACCACGCGACACGGGGTCCGAGAATCGAGAGCGCGGCGCCGACCTGGCCGGCGCGCACGATGAAGTCACGTCGCGTAACTGAAGCAGAGGGGACTTCGGGGAAATCAGTGGAATCGCCCACGAATGGCTCCTGGAAGGTGATGATGCGCACGAAAAAGGTGCATCGAATGGGGCACCTCGCAACAGGTCGTTACAGGATCCACCTCAAAGCTTCAATCTTTCGCGGGCCGGCCGACACCGAAGAGTGGCGCCGACCTCCAGTTGATTGGACTACGACTCAGGTTCGGACCACAGCGTCCCGTGATCTCATGGATTCCGCATGGTCACGGGGCGCTTTCCCAATTCAGTCCTTTTTTTCTGAGCGCCTTTTCAGCGCTTTCGCCCGGCGGACCCGGGCGTAGCTTTCCTGCATGCCTTCGTCTCCGTCCGCCGACGTCGTCATCTGCGGCGCCGGCATCGCCGGTGCGGCGGCGGCGTATCATCTCGCCGTGCGGCACGGCGTCCGGCACGTCGTTCTGATCGACGAGCGCGAGCCGCTCACGTTGACGACCGACAAGGGCACGCAGGGCTATCGCAACTGGTGGCCCGGGCCTGACGACACGATGTGCCGCTTCGTCTCGCGCAGCATCGATCTGCTCGAGGAGACCGCGATCGAGAGCGGCAACGTGTTTCGCTTGAATCGGCGCGGCTATCTCTTCGCTACCGCGGACCCTCGTCAGCTCGAGACGCTCGAGGCCACCGCGCACGCGGTCTCGACGTTCGGCATGGGGCCCGTACGCACGCACATGGATACGAGCGCGTATCAGCCCCATCACGCCGACGGTTTTCTCGATCAGCCGACGGGCGCCGATCTGCTCGTCGGAGCGGCGGCGCGGCGCGCGTTTCCGTATCTCGCTCGCGACACGATTGGCGCGCTGCACGTTCGACGCGCCGGCACGATGAACAGTGTCGCGCTTGGCGCATGGTTCATCACGCGCGCGATGGCGCACGGCGCACGGTTGGTTCGCGATCGCGTGACCGGCGTCGTCACGACGGGCGGACGCGTGCGTGCGGTTCGCCTGGCCTCCGGCGATTCGATCGCCACC belongs to Gemmatimonadaceae bacterium and includes:
- a CDS encoding FAD-binding oxidoreductase codes for the protein MPSSPSADVVICGAGIAGAAAAYHLAVRHGVRHVVLIDEREPLTLTTDKGTQGYRNWWPGPDDTMCRFVSRSIDLLEETAIESGNVFRLNRRGYLFATADPRQLETLEATAHAVSTFGMGPVRTHMDTSAYQPHHADGFLDQPTGADLLVGAAARRAFPYLARDTIGALHVRRAGTMNSVALGAWFITRAMAHGARLVRDRVTGVVTTGGRVRAVRLASGDSIATDRVIVAAGPAVRDFEDMLGIDVPVVHELHSKMTVRDPKAFVARDAPFVIWNDPITIDGELFPAGMHFRPVDLAGGDELYLIWTFETELKPYVWPPSFDQRAGDILLRGLARMVPPAAAYVGRATGLIDGGYYCKTRENRPLIGPLPIEGAYMLGALSGTGLMSAHAAAELCALHVTGGRLPDYAPTFLPSRYSDASYNAQVDRWGARAGQL